From the Pangasianodon hypophthalmus isolate fPanHyp1 chromosome 17, fPanHyp1.pri, whole genome shotgun sequence genome, one window contains:
- the LOC113544125 gene encoding C-C motif chemokine 19, whose protein sequence is MVRNSVTVQAAALLLLTLLFICWNAAEATDGASDCCLTTVDKKIPQNLVKSYYVQTLEMGCRVQATVFVTKKGKQLCAPPATKNNWVKKLINKLKKKSRNPSKRKTQ, encoded by the exons ATGGTGAGAAACAGTGTGACTGTGCAGGCAGCTGCTCTCCTGCTGCTCACTTTGCTCTTCATCTGCTGGAATGCTGCAGAAG CCACTGATGGAGCATCAGACTGCTGTTTGACGACTGTGGacaaaaaaatcccacaaaacCTGGTGAAGTCCTACTACGTTCAGACTCTAGAGATGGGCTGCAGAGTGCAGGCCACAGT GTTTGTCACGAAGAAAGGCAAGCAACTGTGTGCACCTCCTGCAACAAAGAACAACTGGGTTAAAAAGTTGAtcaataaactgaaaaaaaaatccagaaatccATCCAAAC GAAAAACACAGTAG